One genomic window of Kaistia geumhonensis includes the following:
- a CDS encoding type II and III secretion system protein family protein translates to MTNTRRPAALRRLLSAAAIAAGLALLPTLPAVAQSASTVSLPMGASQTLPLGYHKSKIIDLPKAARDVIVSDPRIATAVLRDSRRIFLTGVTVGQADLFVLDQNGQQILHLALLVERDTAALQQTIRRLIPDSNIHVELMNDNIVLTGTVKNAGDANKAQQLAAMFANGSQNTGVTASGDSGGPSSNGGTGAGVASDAGKSLMASKVLNLLTIEGEDQVQLKVTVAEINRDVAKQLGVNITAVGGQIAALATNNPFAIAGPLFSPANRAIVASAGGGSGFMAELQAMEQDGSVRVLAEPTLTAISGEPATFLAGGEFPVPTGYDATNNQLTVAYKSYGISLAFTPVVLSEGRISLRVKTEASDISNEGAVSMGQYQIPSLKVRRAESTIELPSGGSLVLGGLLQDNIQQALSGFPVLMDVPILGALFKSRDFKRNQTELVIIVTPYMAKPVARSALARPDDGFETPSDASVTFLGRLNRIYGTVGNPVPRGSYAGNVGFIYE, encoded by the coding sequence ATGACCAACACGCGCCGGCCGGCCGCGCTCCGCCGCCTGCTCAGCGCCGCGGCGATCGCCGCCGGACTCGCCCTGCTGCCGACGTTGCCCGCCGTCGCGCAGAGCGCCTCGACGGTATCGCTGCCGATGGGGGCCTCGCAGACCCTGCCGCTCGGCTATCACAAGTCGAAGATCATCGACCTGCCGAAGGCGGCCCGCGACGTGATCGTCTCCGATCCGCGCATCGCGACCGCGGTGCTGCGCGACTCGCGGCGCATCTTCCTCACCGGCGTCACCGTGGGCCAGGCCGATCTCTTCGTGCTCGACCAGAACGGCCAGCAGATCCTGCATCTCGCGCTGCTCGTCGAACGCGACACGGCGGCGCTTCAGCAGACGATCCGGCGCCTGATCCCGGATTCGAACATCCATGTCGAGCTGATGAACGACAACATCGTGCTGACCGGCACGGTGAAGAATGCCGGCGACGCCAACAAGGCGCAGCAGCTGGCCGCGATGTTCGCCAACGGATCGCAGAATACCGGCGTCACCGCCAGCGGCGACAGCGGCGGCCCGTCCAGCAATGGCGGCACCGGCGCCGGCGTCGCCAGCGACGCGGGCAAGTCGCTCATGGCATCCAAGGTCCTCAACCTCCTGACCATCGAGGGCGAGGACCAGGTCCAGCTCAAGGTCACGGTGGCGGAGATCAACCGCGACGTCGCCAAGCAGCTCGGCGTCAACATCACCGCCGTCGGCGGCCAGATCGCGGCGCTCGCCACCAACAACCCCTTCGCCATCGCCGGCCCGCTGTTCTCGCCCGCCAACAGGGCGATCGTCGCCTCTGCCGGCGGCGGCTCGGGCTTCATGGCCGAATTGCAGGCGATGGAGCAGGACGGCAGCGTGCGCGTGCTCGCCGAGCCGACGCTCACCGCCATCTCCGGCGAGCCGGCCACCTTCCTCGCCGGCGGCGAGTTCCCGGTGCCGACCGGCTACGACGCCACCAACAACCAGCTGACCGTCGCCTACAAGTCCTACGGTATCTCGCTCGCCTTCACGCCGGTGGTGCTGTCGGAAGGCCGCATCAGCCTGCGCGTCAAGACCGAGGCCTCGGACATCTCGAACGAGGGCGCGGTGTCGATGGGCCAGTACCAGATCCCGAGCCTCAAGGTGCGGCGCGCCGAGAGCACGATCGAGCTGCCGTCGGGCGGCTCGCTGGTGCTGGGCGGCCTGCTGCAGGACAACATCCAGCAGGCGCTCTCGGGCTTCCCGGTGCTGATGGACGTGCCGATCCTCGGCGCGCTGTTCAAGAGCCGTGACTTCAAGCGCAACCAGACCGAACTCGTGATCATCGTCACGCCCTACATGGCGAAGCCGGTGGCGCGCAGCGCGCTCGCCCGGCCCGACGACGGCTTCGAGACGCCGAGCGATGCCTCGGTCACGTTCCTCGGCCGCCTGAACCGCATCTATGGCACGGTGGGCAACCCCGTGCCGCGCGGAAGCTATGCCGGCAATGTCGGCTTCATCTACGAGTGA
- a CDS encoding CpaD family pilus assembly protein yields MNALNGLSPRGHRPTEAAGSTRALRRSRRLVAPLSMLVLAAALAGCVQTKYDVTGAVLGPDDYRYRHPILIDQQLATMDIPVGPNVPKLAPREVGNITGFAQKYRASGATTLAIVVPSHSPNARVANGIARQSANALVAAGVPRKQIDVRTYPAGAEETEAPIRLAFSRIAAHVDGCGQWPAEDQTFWMKTENRSYYNFGCASQQNLAATTANPLDLLYPRGMTPADATRRMTVLGKFQEGKNPSGEYKGLDDVNLVSGIGGTN; encoded by the coding sequence ATGAATGCGCTGAATGGGCTTTCGCCGCGCGGCCATCGGCCGACTGAAGCCGCCGGGTCGACACGCGCCCTGCGCCGTAGTCGCCGCCTCGTCGCTCCGCTCTCGATGCTGGTGCTCGCCGCGGCGCTCGCCGGCTGCGTCCAGACCAAATACGACGTCACGGGCGCCGTGCTCGGGCCGGACGACTACCGCTACCGCCATCCGATCCTGATCGACCAGCAGCTCGCCACGATGGATATCCCGGTCGGGCCGAACGTACCGAAGCTGGCGCCGCGCGAGGTGGGCAACATCACTGGCTTCGCCCAGAAATACAGGGCCTCGGGTGCGACGACGCTCGCGATCGTCGTCCCCAGCCACAGCCCGAATGCGAGGGTCGCGAACGGCATCGCCCGCCAGTCCGCCAATGCGCTCGTCGCTGCCGGCGTGCCGCGCAAGCAGATCGACGTGCGCACCTATCCGGCGGGCGCGGAAGAGACCGAGGCGCCGATCCGGCTGGCCTTCTCGCGCATCGCGGCCCATGTCGACGGGTGCGGCCAGTGGCCCGCCGAGGACCAGACCTTCTGGATGAAGACGGAGAACCGCAGCTACTACAATTTCGGCTGCGCCAGCCAGCAGAACCTCGCCGCGACCACGGCCAATCCGCTCGACCTGCTCTATCCCCGCGGCATGACGCCCGCCGATGCCACGCGGCGTATGACCGTGCTCGGCAAGTTCCAGGAAGGGAAGAACCCGTCCGGCGAATACAAGGGTCTCGACGACGTCAATCTGGTGTCCGGCATCGGAGGGACGAACTGA
- a CDS encoding AAA family ATPase: MISLAAERESAGEALAAETTPLADVRPLPRISIQAFCESADLAAVMELAAADRRMARTHVKVQMGGLAAAGEFYRQAPTPNLIIVESRQSGERLIAELDHLAEVVDAGTKVVVIGHANDVDLYRRLIRRGVSEYLVVPVDMARVIKSIADLYLDSAKAPLGRSIAFVGAKGGSGSSMIAHNVGFAIARGFQSNVVIADLDIAFGTAGLDFNQDPAQGIADALNAPERLDDTFLDRLFARCTDNLSLLAAPASLDRTCDYGETVFESIVEVAQSNVPALVLDLPHVWTGWARRTLIAADEIVLTAEPDLASLRNAKNLMDLLRQQRRSDAPPRLVINKQGMPKRPEIKVVDFAAALGVEPVAVIPFEPQLFGTAANNGQMIAETEPKHAVAATFDQIAQIVTGRAEVKQKKASALAPLLARLRGKKNGA; the protein is encoded by the coding sequence ATGATCAGCCTCGCCGCCGAGAGGGAGAGCGCCGGGGAAGCGCTCGCGGCCGAGACGACCCCGCTCGCCGATGTGCGGCCGCTGCCGCGCATCTCCATCCAGGCCTTCTGCGAATCCGCCGATCTCGCGGCGGTCATGGAGCTCGCCGCCGCCGACCGGCGCATGGCGCGCACGCATGTGAAGGTGCAGATGGGCGGCCTCGCGGCGGCCGGCGAGTTCTATCGCCAGGCGCCGACGCCCAATCTCATCATCGTGGAGTCGCGCCAGTCCGGCGAGCGCCTCATCGCAGAACTCGACCATCTCGCCGAGGTGGTCGATGCCGGCACCAAGGTCGTCGTCATCGGCCATGCCAACGACGTCGATCTCTACCGGCGGCTGATCCGCCGCGGCGTCAGCGAATATCTCGTCGTGCCGGTCGACATGGCCCGCGTCATCAAGAGCATCGCCGACCTCTATCTCGACAGCGCCAAGGCGCCGCTCGGCCGCTCGATCGCCTTTGTCGGCGCCAAGGGCGGCTCCGGCTCGTCGATGATCGCCCACAATGTCGGTTTCGCGATCGCGCGCGGCTTCCAGAGCAATGTCGTGATCGCCGATCTCGACATCGCCTTCGGCACCGCGGGCCTCGACTTCAACCAGGACCCGGCGCAGGGCATCGCCGATGCGCTGAACGCGCCGGAGCGGCTCGACGATACCTTCCTCGACCGCCTCTTCGCGCGCTGCACCGACAATCTCTCGCTGCTCGCCGCGCCGGCCTCGCTCGACCGCACCTGCGACTATGGCGAGACCGTTTTCGAGAGCATCGTCGAGGTGGCGCAGAGCAATGTGCCGGCGCTGGTGCTCGACCTGCCGCATGTCTGGACCGGCTGGGCGCGGCGCACGCTGATCGCCGCCGACGAGATCGTGCTGACCGCCGAGCCCGATCTGGCGAGCCTCCGCAATGCCAAGAACCTCATGGATCTGCTGCGCCAGCAGCGCCGCAGCGACGCGCCGCCGCGGCTGGTCATCAACAAGCAGGGCATGCCGAAGCGGCCCGAGATCAAGGTGGTCGATTTCGCCGCCGCGCTCGGCGTCGAGCCGGTCGCGGTCATCCCCTTCGAGCCGCAGCTCTTCGGTACCGCCGCGAACAACGGCCAGATGATCGCCGAGACAGAGCCGAAGCACGCGGTCGCCGCGACCTTCGACCAGATCGCCCAGATCGTCACCGGCCGGGCCGAGGTGAAGCAGAAGAAGGCGAGCGCGCTCGCGCCGCTGCTCGCCAGGCTGCGCGGAAAGAAGAACGGAGCCTGA
- a CDS encoding CpaF family protein produces the protein MFGKRGATPLPSATRPASVAPAPAPVAAPVPAALPAFDEGLSARRSEEFYAHKAQVFAALIESIDLAQLAKLDLEAAREEIRDIVSDIVSLKAMVMSIAEQEDLLEDICNDVLGYGPLEPLLARDDIADIMVNGAGRTYIEVQGRVQLTPVRFRDNTQLMNICQRIVSQVGRRVDEASPICDARLPDGSRVNVIAPPLAIDGPTLTIRKFKKDKLTLPQLVRFGTITQEGATILEVIGRSRCNVLISGGTGSGKTTLLNCLTAAIEPTERIITCEDAAELQLQQPHVVRLETRPPNLEGEGEITMRDLVKNCLRMRPERIIVGEVRGPEAFDLLQAMNTGHDGSMGTLHANSPREAMSRLESMITMGGFSLPSRTLREMIVNSIDVIVQVMRLRDGSRRITHITEVIGLEGDVITTQDVFLYDIIGEDQNGRIIGRHRSTGIGRPKFWERARYFNEENRLAAALDAAETTEEARGAA, from the coding sequence ATGTTCGGAAAGCGTGGCGCCACTCCTCTGCCGTCGGCGACCAGACCGGCCAGCGTCGCGCCCGCCCCGGCGCCGGTCGCAGCCCCGGTGCCCGCCGCGTTGCCGGCCTTCGACGAGGGGCTGTCAGCCCGCCGCTCGGAGGAATTCTACGCCCATAAGGCTCAGGTCTTCGCCGCGCTGATCGAATCGATCGATCTCGCGCAGCTCGCCAAGCTCGATCTCGAGGCCGCGCGCGAGGAAATCCGCGACATCGTCAGCGACATCGTCTCGCTGAAGGCGATGGTGATGTCGATCGCCGAGCAGGAGGACCTGCTCGAGGACATCTGCAACGACGTGCTCGGCTATGGTCCGCTCGAGCCGCTGCTGGCGCGCGACGACATCGCCGACATCATGGTGAACGGCGCCGGCCGGACCTATATCGAGGTGCAGGGCCGCGTGCAGCTGACGCCGGTGCGCTTCCGCGACAACACGCAGCTCATGAACATCTGCCAGCGGATCGTGAGCCAGGTCGGCCGCCGCGTCGACGAGGCGAGCCCGATCTGCGACGCCCGCCTTCCGGACGGCAGCCGCGTCAACGTCATCGCGCCGCCGCTCGCCATCGACGGGCCGACCCTCACCATCCGCAAGTTCAAGAAGGACAAGCTGACGCTGCCGCAGCTGGTGCGCTTCGGCACCATCACGCAGGAAGGCGCCACCATCCTCGAGGTGATCGGCCGCTCGCGCTGCAACGTGCTCATCTCCGGCGGCACGGGCTCGGGCAAGACGACGCTGCTCAACTGCCTCACCGCCGCGATCGAGCCGACCGAGCGCATCATCACCTGCGAGGACGCGGCGGAACTGCAGCTCCAGCAGCCGCATGTCGTCCGCCTCGAGACCCGCCCGCCCAATCTGGAAGGCGAGGGCGAGATCACCATGCGCGATCTCGTGAAGAACTGCCTGCGCATGCGTCCCGAGCGGATCATCGTGGGCGAGGTGCGCGGACCGGAGGCCTTCGACCTCCTTCAGGCGATGAACACCGGCCATGACGGCTCAATGGGCACGCTGCACGCCAACAGCCCGCGCGAGGCCATGTCGCGCCTCGAATCCATGATCACCATGGGCGGCTTCAGCCTGCCCTCGCGCACGCTGCGCGAGATGATCGTCAATTCGATCGACGTCATCGTCCAGGTCATGCGCCTGCGCGACGGCTCGCGCCGCATCACCCACATCACCGAGGTGATCGGCCTCGAAGGCGACGTGATCACGACGCAGGACGTGTTCCTTTACGACATCATCGGCGAGGACCAGAACGGCCGCATCATCGGCCGCCATCGCTCGACCGGCATCGGACGCCCGAAATTCTGGGAGCGCGCGCGCTACTTCAACGAGGAGAACCGGCTCGCCGCCGCGCTCGACGCGGCCGAGACGACCGAGGAAGCGCGGGGGGCGGCGTGA
- a CDS encoding type II secretion system F family protein — MLGANAIVLAISVLTMLSVGGFAYAMLATRIRDEGQIESRVAGVRAKSAASAPANRVSDAMRRRKSIQDTLKEIEDNQKAKAKRNNSPPLMLKLQQAGLDWSRRTFILISLAAGLVFGLAALVAGLPLYAVAAAAIGAGLGLPRWIVGFMRKRRFKMFLDEFPNAVDVLVRGIKSGLPINDCLQIISREAKEPVRSEFRLIVDEQHALGLPLAEAVARLPDRVPVTEANFFAIVIAIQQRAGGNLSEALGNLSRVLRERAKMKGKIKAMSMEAKASAWIIGSLPVLVMAITTLTSPKYIMLLFQNPIGNVILGVSAVWMFIGIMVMRKMIDFKY, encoded by the coding sequence ATGCTGGGCGCGAACGCGATCGTCCTCGCCATCTCCGTCCTGACCATGCTCAGCGTCGGCGGCTTCGCCTATGCGATGCTGGCGACCCGCATCCGCGACGAGGGCCAGATCGAGAGCCGCGTCGCCGGCGTCCGGGCGAAATCGGCCGCCTCGGCCCCCGCCAACCGCGTCAGCGACGCGATGCGGCGGCGCAAGTCCATCCAGGACACGCTGAAGGAGATCGAGGACAACCAGAAGGCCAAGGCGAAGCGCAACAATTCGCCGCCGCTGATGCTGAAGCTCCAGCAGGCCGGGCTCGACTGGTCGCGCCGCACCTTCATCCTGATCTCGCTTGCCGCCGGCCTCGTCTTCGGCCTCGCGGCGCTCGTCGCCGGACTGCCGCTCTATGCCGTCGCCGCCGCGGCGATCGGCGCCGGGCTGGGCCTGCCGCGCTGGATCGTCGGCTTCATGCGCAAGCGGCGCTTCAAGATGTTCCTCGACGAGTTCCCGAACGCCGTCGACGTCCTCGTGCGCGGCATCAAGTCGGGCCTGCCGATCAACGACTGCCTGCAGATCATCTCGCGCGAGGCCAAGGAGCCGGTGCGCAGCGAGTTTCGCCTCATCGTCGACGAGCAGCATGCGCTCGGCCTGCCGCTTGCCGAGGCGGTGGCGCGCCTGCCCGACCGCGTTCCGGTCACCGAGGCCAATTTCTTCGCCATCGTCATCGCCATCCAGCAGCGGGCGGGTGGCAATCTCTCCGAGGCGCTCGGCAATCTGTCGCGCGTGCTGCGCGAGCGCGCCAAGATGAAGGGCAAGATCAAGGCGATGAGCATGGAGGCCAAGGCCTCGGCCTGGATCATCGGCTCGCTGCCCGTCCTGGTGATGGCCATTACCACCCTGACGAGCCCGAAATACATCATGCTGCTCTTCCAGAACCCGATCGGCAACGTGATCCTTGGCGTCTCGGCGGTGTGGATGTTCATCGGCATCATGGTGATGCGCAAGATGATCGATTTCAAATACTAG
- a CDS encoding type II secretion system F family protein — protein MLRDIVQTLTDPPVLIAAFSAVTVAATVIGLSMPLLDRDRLPARMKTVAVERERIRARERAKLERSRVSLRTEPRAYMRSIVERFNLREALVDEATINRLRMAGFRGQAPLTAFLFARFVLPFLLFAAAIVYFFFISKMTQPGVVKVCFALLAAGAGFYLPVVFVSNRVQKRQQSIKQAWPDALDLILICVESGMSVEAAFRKVAEEIGAQSTELAEELMLTTAELSYLPDRRQAYENLANRTGLDMVKGVVMALNQSERYGTPLGQSLRVLAQESRDQRMNDAEKKAAALPPKLTVPMIVFFLPVLFAVIAGPAAIQVMQARH, from the coding sequence ATGCTGCGAGACATCGTCCAGACGCTGACCGACCCCCCGGTCCTGATCGCCGCCTTCTCGGCGGTGACGGTCGCGGCGACCGTGATCGGCCTCTCCATGCCGCTGCTCGATCGCGACCGCCTGCCGGCGCGGATGAAGACCGTCGCCGTCGAGCGCGAGCGAATCCGCGCCCGCGAGCGGGCCAAGCTGGAGCGGAGCCGCGTCTCGCTGCGCACCGAGCCGCGCGCCTATATGCGCAGCATCGTCGAGCGCTTCAATCTGCGCGAGGCGCTGGTCGACGAGGCGACGATCAACCGCCTGCGCATGGCCGGCTTCCGCGGCCAGGCGCCGCTGACGGCCTTCCTCTTCGCCCGCTTCGTGTTGCCCTTCCTGCTCTTCGCGGCGGCGATCGTCTATTTCTTCTTCATCTCGAAGATGACCCAGCCGGGCGTCGTGAAGGTCTGCTTCGCGCTGCTCGCGGCTGGCGCCGGCTTCTACCTGCCGGTCGTGTTCGTCTCCAACCGCGTGCAGAAGCGGCAGCAGTCGATCAAGCAGGCCTGGCCGGATGCGCTCGACCTCATCCTGATCTGCGTCGAGTCCGGCATGTCGGTCGAAGCCGCGTTCCGCAAGGTGGCCGAGGAGATCGGCGCGCAGTCGACCGAGCTCGCCGAGGAGCTGATGCTCACCACGGCGGAGCTCTCCTATCTGCCCGACCGTCGCCAGGCCTATGAGAACCTCGCCAACCGGACCGGGCTCGACATGGTCAAGGGCGTCGTCATGGCCCTCAACCAGTCGGAGCGCTACGGCACGCCGCTCGGCCAGTCGCTGCGCGTCCTCGCGCAGGAGAGCCGCGACCAGCGCATGAACGACGCCGAGAAGAAGGCCGCCGCGCTGCCGCCGAAGCTGACCGTGCCGATGATCGTCTTCTTCCTGCCGGTCCTCTTCGCCGTCATCGCCGGCCCGGCCGCCATCCAGGTGATGCAGGCGCGTCACTGA
- a CDS encoding tetratricopeptide repeat protein has translation MPLASVPLERPDRRRFARGLLPVAGALIAAQLALAGCTTSSGGVDRGTTGSVGKPMTSADFQQQESYWNSRYARDPASKENALNFAAALLRTGNSDQAVAVLQKAAIRFPRDRQILAAYGKALAANGQLEQALDAVRRAQTPDQPDWRLLSAEGTILDQLGQADAARQLYQKALALKPNDPMVLSNLGMSYVLTDQLPQAEQVLRIAVVQPGADSRVRQNLALVVGLQGRFQEAQQIARAELSPQQAEENVAYLQAMLASRTRTAANKTAKAKSAPAQAQAMPPLPSG, from the coding sequence ATGCCGCTTGCTTCCGTCCCTCTCGAACGTCCTGACCGCCGGCGCTTCGCCCGTGGACTGCTTCCGGTCGCCGGCGCGCTCATCGCGGCGCAGCTGGCGCTGGCCGGCTGCACGACGAGTTCGGGCGGCGTCGATCGCGGCACGACCGGCTCGGTCGGCAAGCCGATGACCAGCGCCGACTTCCAGCAGCAGGAGAGCTACTGGAACAGCCGCTATGCGCGCGATCCGGCCTCGAAGGAGAACGCGCTCAACTTCGCCGCGGCGCTGCTGCGCACCGGCAACAGCGACCAGGCCGTCGCGGTGCTGCAGAAGGCGGCGATCCGCTTCCCGCGTGATCGCCAGATCCTCGCCGCCTATGGCAAGGCGCTCGCCGCCAACGGCCAGCTCGAGCAGGCGCTCGACGCGGTGCGCCGCGCCCAGACGCCGGACCAGCCCGACTGGCGGCTGCTTTCGGCGGAAGGCACGATCCTCGACCAGCTCGGCCAGGCCGACGCCGCGCGCCAGCTCTACCAGAAGGCGCTTGCGCTGAAGCCGAACGATCCGATGGTGCTCTCCAATCTCGGCATGTCCTATGTGCTGACCGACCAGCTTCCGCAGGCCGAGCAGGTCCTGCGGATCGCCGTGGTCCAGCCGGGCGCCGACAGTCGCGTGCGCCAGAATCTCGCGCTGGTGGTCGGACTTCAGGGTCGCTTCCAGGAGGCGCAGCAGATCGCCCGCGCCGAGCTCTCGCCGCAGCAGGCGGAAGAGAACGTCGCCTATCTTCAGGCGATGCTGGCGAGCCGCACCCGCACCGCCGCAAACAAGACCGCCAAGGCGAAATCGGCGCCGGCACAGGCGCAGGCGATGCCGCCCCTCCCCTCCGGCTGA